In Flavobacterium sp., a single window of DNA contains:
- a CDS encoding head GIN domain-containing protein — MKKSILLLVCAVSLVCFNTNAQSSDKNKIKGNGNVITDTRTTGDYDSIKISGFFDVNLVAGKEGKISIKGEENLLPYIKVEVEDNALKIYVERYTNIRPTSGKSIEIVVPFEKISEVSLAGSGDIKSKDVIKSDNFAIKLSGSGDFNLPVDVNNLELSVSGSGNINLKGTADNFTTKLSGSGDIDASNLKSKIVTANVSGSGNTKVTSNESITARVAGSGNIKYLGNPEKRDVKVAGSGNITKG; from the coding sequence ATGAAAAAATCAATTCTATTATTAGTTTGTGCAGTGTCTCTAGTTTGTTTCAATACGAACGCACAATCATCTGATAAAAATAAAATTAAAGGAAACGGAAATGTTATTACCGATACCAGAACAACTGGTGATTATGACAGTATAAAAATCTCAGGCTTTTTTGATGTTAATTTAGTTGCCGGAAAAGAAGGTAAAATTTCTATAAAAGGTGAAGAAAATTTACTGCCATATATTAAAGTTGAAGTTGAAGATAATGCTCTTAAAATCTATGTAGAGAGATATACTAACATTCGCCCCACAAGTGGAAAATCAATTGAAATTGTGGTTCCGTTTGAAAAAATATCTGAAGTAAGCCTGGCTGGTTCTGGAGATATTAAGTCGAAAGATGTTATTAAGAGCGATAATTTTGCTATAAAACTATCTGGTTCCGGTGATTTTAACCTGCCTGTTGATGTCAATAATTTAGAATTAAGCGTAAGCGGTTCAGGAAATATTAATTTAAAAGGTACAGCTGATAATTTTACAACTAAACTTTCTGGTTCTGGTGATATTGATGCTTCAAACTTAAAATCTAAAATTGTTACGGCTAATGTCTCTGGTTCAGGAAACACAAAAGTAACTTCAAATGAAAGTATTACGGCAAGAGTAGCTGGCTCAGGGAATATTAAGTATCTAGGAAATCCTGAAAAACGCGATGTAAAAGTGGCTGGTTCAGGAAATATTACAAAGGGTTAA
- a CDS encoding MFS transporter, translated as MKNLQKGDKKLLNAWAFYDWANSVYTLTIASAVFPIFYDALFPKDNHYIDVFGLHLKNSALISFTTAAAFLVVSFISPLLSGIADYVGNKKSFMKFFCYMGALSCMGLYWFDLRNIYVGLAFYFLGLLGYWGSLVFYNSYLPDIAFEDQQDRISAKGYSMGYIGSVLLLIINLAMIMKPKLFGISGTNGEAAMKAMRYSFVMVGVWWILFSQYTYYYLPKGSSEKSQKLTKGIVFNGFKELKKVWGLLNENIPLRRYLGGFFVSSMAVQTVMLVATYFGAQEIQWSSEEESTIGLIICILLIQIVAVVGAVLTSRASAKWGNVPTLIFINGIWAVFCAMAYFMTLPIHFYIMATIVGFVMGGIQALSRSTYSKLLPETEDTASFFSFYDVAEKIGIVIGMCVYGIIDQITGSPRAAIVILAIFFVTSIFLLRRVHKKDVSN; from the coding sequence ATGAAAAACCTACAAAAAGGAGACAAGAAATTATTAAATGCCTGGGCATTTTATGATTGGGCAAATTCAGTTTATACACTTACAATTGCATCTGCAGTATTTCCAATTTTTTATGACGCGCTTTTCCCAAAAGACAATCATTATATTGATGTTTTTGGTCTTCATTTAAAAAATTCGGCTTTAATTAGTTTTACTACAGCTGCAGCATTTTTAGTAGTTTCTTTTATTTCTCCTTTATTATCAGGAATTGCAGATTATGTGGGAAATAAAAAATCTTTCATGAAGTTTTTCTGTTACATGGGAGCATTGTCTTGTATGGGATTGTATTGGTTTGATCTCAGAAATATTTATGTTGGATTAGCTTTTTACTTTCTTGGGTTATTAGGATATTGGGGAAGTTTAGTTTTTTATAATTCATATCTTCCGGACATTGCTTTTGAAGATCAGCAGGATAGAATAAGCGCAAAAGGATATTCAATGGGATATATTGGAAGTGTTCTTTTGTTGATTATTAATTTAGCCATGATTATGAAACCTAAATTATTCGGAATTTCAGGAACTAATGGCGAAGCAGCGATGAAAGCGATGCGCTATTCTTTTGTGATGGTAGGCGTATGGTGGATTTTATTCAGCCAGTATACCTATTATTATCTGCCTAAAGGAAGTTCAGAAAAGAGTCAGAAATTAACAAAAGGAATTGTTTTTAATGGTTTTAAAGAGCTTAAGAAAGTTTGGGGATTGTTAAATGAAAATATTCCTTTGAGAAGATATTTAGGTGGATTTTTTGTCTCCAGTATGGCTGTTCAAACAGTTATGTTGGTTGCTACTTATTTTGGAGCACAGGAAATTCAATGGAGTTCAGAAGAAGAAAGTACTATTGGTTTAATCATTTGCATTCTATTAATTCAAATAGTAGCTGTTGTCGGTGCAGTTCTAACTTCCCGCGCTTCAGCAAAATGGGGAAATGTTCCCACTTTAATTTTTATTAATGGTATTTGGGCGGTATTTTGTGCTATGGCTTATTTTATGACATTACCGATTCATTTTTATATAATGGCAACAATTGTTGGGTTTGTAATGGGCGGAATTCAGGCTTTATCACGTTCGACGTATTCTAAATTATTGCCGGAAACAGAAGATACAGCATCATTCTTTAGTTTTTATGATGTTGCCGAGAAAATAGGAATTGTAATCGGGATGTGTGTGTACGGAATTATCGATCAAATTACCGGAAGTCCGCGTGCGGCAATTGTAATTTTGGCGATTTTCTTCGTTACTTCTATTTTCTTATTAAGAAGAGTTCATAAAAAAGACGTTTCAAATTAA
- a CDS encoding M48 family metallopeptidase: protein MKKHLISGLFTVVLVCSCATNPITGKQNLNFVSNSELFPSSFQQYSQFISENKVITGTADAKLIENVGYKIKTAAEKYLNYLGQTQYLKDYRWEYKLVDNKEVNAWCLPGGKIVVYSGILPVTQNESGLATVMGHEVSHALANHGAQRMSAAQLQQIGGAALGAATSGKSEATQQIFAQAYGIGSEVGVMLPFSRSNESEADKIGLTLMAIAGYNVDDAVAFWTRMSAKSGGSSTPEFMSTHPSDATRIANIKALIPEAKAIALKVGTIK from the coding sequence ATGAAAAAACATTTAATTTCAGGCCTTTTTACAGTTGTTTTAGTGTGCAGCTGTGCGACAAATCCAATCACTGGAAAACAGAATTTGAACTTTGTTTCAAATAGCGAATTATTCCCTTCATCATTTCAACAATATAGTCAGTTTATATCTGAAAATAAAGTAATAACCGGAACAGCAGATGCAAAACTTATTGAAAATGTTGGATATAAAATTAAGACAGCAGCTGAGAAATATTTAAATTATTTAGGTCAGACTCAATATTTAAAAGATTATCGCTGGGAATATAAGCTGGTTGATAATAAAGAAGTAAATGCCTGGTGTCTTCCCGGAGGAAAAATTGTGGTATACTCGGGTATTTTGCCTGTAACACAAAATGAATCTGGTTTGGCAACTGTAATGGGACACGAAGTTTCGCACGCGTTGGCCAATCACGGAGCACAGAGAATGTCTGCGGCGCAATTACAACAGATTGGAGGAGCAGCCTTAGGAGCCGCAACAAGTGGAAAATCTGAAGCAACACAACAAATTTTTGCACAAGCATACGGAATTGGTTCAGAAGTAGGAGTAATGCTTCCGTTTAGCAGAAGCAATGAAAGTGAAGCTGATAAAATAGGTTTAACTCTTATGGCCATTGCAGGTTATAATGTAGATGATGCCGTTGCTTTCTGGACCAGAATGTCGGCAAAATCAGGCGGATCTTCAACACCGGAGTTTATGAGTACACACCCATCTGATGCAACGAGAATTGCTAATATAAAAGCTTTAATTCCAGAAGCTAAAGCAATTGCCCTAAAAGTAGGAACTATCAAATAA
- a CDS encoding glycoside hydrolase family 31 protein has translation MITNTSLEYKGDLYPSKIVSYEHEGDTVFFNTDNKVILKVTILRDSLIRFRFTTKGYFSNDFSYAIDKTQLHGYNFLEVTEEEKYFQIRTSKVKCKIQKADLRLAIYDLNDFLILEDELGFHWEESYEYGGNIVKMSKSSKDGECFYGLGDKATQMNLKGKRVENFATDQYAYQKEQDPLYKVVPFYIGLHNKQSYGIFFDNTFRTFFDFCQERRNVTSFWAEGGEMNYYFIYGPQMQDVVTTYTDLTGKPELPPLWVLGYHQCKWSYYPESKVKEITSKFRELQIPCDAIYLDIDYMEGFRCFTWSKEYFPDPKRMVAELAEDGFKTVVIIDPGIKIDKDYWVYKEALEKDYFCKRADGPYMKGKVWPGECNFPDYTNPAVREWWAGLFKELVADIGVKGVWNDMNEPAVMEVPNKTFPMDVRHFYDGNPCSHRKAHNIYGTQMARATYHGVKKFAYPKRPFVITRSAYSGAQRYTSSWTGDNVATWEHLWIANIQVQRMSISGMGFTGSDIGGFAEQPTGELYARWIQLGVFHPFCRTHSSGDHGNQEPWAFDEEVINITRKFVSLRYQLLPYLYTMFWQYIEEGVPMLKPLVYFDQDDTQTHYRNDEFIFGNQILVCPILEPNAVGRRMYIPRGEWYNYWTNELFIGGREIWVDTKFDEIPVFVKAGAIIPKYPVQQYVGELEFDELTLDVYYKHGKEKSQVYEDAQDGYDYKKGRYSFLSLRTIGKDKELIIQLHKEGKYDTPYSKYKINLIGLPFKVTEIEIDNEKINFDTVSFESNKFLIVDKEFNELHIIGE, from the coding sequence ATGATTACAAATACATCACTAGAATACAAAGGCGATTTATATCCGTCAAAAATTGTCTCTTATGAGCATGAAGGCGATACTGTTTTCTTCAATACAGATAATAAAGTAATTTTAAAAGTTACAATCCTTAGGGACAGTTTAATTCGATTTCGCTTTACAACAAAAGGTTATTTCAGCAATGACTTTTCATACGCAATTGATAAAACACAGCTTCACGGGTACAATTTTCTTGAAGTTACCGAAGAAGAAAAATATTTCCAGATCAGGACCAGTAAAGTAAAATGCAAAATTCAAAAAGCAGATCTTCGACTTGCTATTTATGATTTAAATGATTTTCTGATTTTAGAAGACGAACTTGGTTTCCACTGGGAAGAAAGTTATGAATATGGCGGAAATATCGTAAAAATGAGTAAATCTTCTAAAGATGGAGAATGTTTTTACGGTCTTGGAGACAAAGCAACTCAAATGAATTTAAAAGGCAAAAGAGTAGAAAATTTTGCCACAGATCAATATGCTTATCAAAAAGAGCAAGATCCTCTTTATAAAGTAGTGCCGTTTTATATTGGCTTACACAACAAACAATCTTACGGTATTTTCTTTGATAATACTTTTAGAACTTTTTTTGATTTTTGTCAGGAAAGAAGAAACGTAACCAGTTTTTGGGCAGAAGGAGGAGAAATGAATTATTATTTCATCTATGGGCCTCAAATGCAGGACGTTGTTACAACCTATACGGATTTGACAGGAAAACCAGAATTGCCGCCGCTTTGGGTTTTGGGTTACCATCAATGTAAATGGAGTTATTATCCGGAAAGTAAAGTAAAAGAAATCACGTCAAAATTTAGAGAACTTCAAATTCCATGCGATGCCATTTATCTGGATATCGATTATATGGAAGGATTTCGATGTTTTACGTGGAGTAAAGAATATTTTCCCGACCCAAAAAGAATGGTTGCTGAATTAGCAGAAGATGGTTTTAAAACCGTTGTTATTATTGATCCGGGAATTAAAATCGACAAAGATTACTGGGTTTACAAAGAAGCTTTAGAAAAAGATTATTTCTGTAAAAGAGCCGACGGACCTTATATGAAAGGAAAAGTATGGCCGGGCGAATGTAATTTCCCGGATTATACAAATCCTGCTGTAAGAGAATGGTGGGCTGGTTTATTTAAAGAATTAGTTGCAGATATTGGTGTAAAAGGAGTTTGGAATGATATGAACGAACCAGCTGTAATGGAAGTTCCAAATAAAACTTTCCCAATGGATGTTCGCCATTTTTATGACGGAAACCCTTGCAGCCACAGAAAAGCCCATAATATTTACGGAACTCAAATGGCAAGAGCAACTTATCATGGAGTTAAAAAATTCGCGTATCCAAAACGTCCGTTTGTAATTACCAGATCTGCCTATTCAGGTGCGCAGCGTTATACATCGTCTTGGACAGGCGATAACGTAGCAACATGGGAACATTTATGGATTGCTAATATTCAGGTACAGAGAATGTCAATTTCAGGAATGGGATTTACAGGTTCTGATATTGGAGGATTTGCCGAACAGCCTACAGGAGAATTATACGCACGATGGATTCAGTTAGGTGTTTTTCATCCATTCTGCAGAACGCATTCTTCCGGAGATCATGGAAATCAGGAACCTTGGGCTTTTGATGAAGAAGTAATTAATATTACCAGAAAATTTGTCAGTCTTCGTTATCAATTATTGCCTTATTTATATACAATGTTCTGGCAGTATATTGAAGAAGGAGTTCCGATGCTGAAACCATTGGTTTATTTCGATCAGGATGATACGCAGACGCATTATCGTAATGATGAATTTATCTTCGGAAACCAAATTTTAGTTTGCCCGATACTTGAACCTAATGCTGTAGGTAGACGTATGTATATACCTAGAGGTGAGTGGTATAATTACTGGACAAATGAACTTTTTATTGGAGGAAGAGAAATTTGGGTAGATACTAAATTTGACGAAATTCCGGTTTTTGTAAAAGCAGGTGCCATTATTCCGAAATATCCTGTTCAGCAATATGTGGGAGAATTAGAATTTGATGAATTAACACTAGATGTTTATTACAAACACGGTAAAGAAAAATCACAAGTTTATGAAGATGCGCAGGATGGTTACGATTATAAAAAAGGGCGCTACAGTTTCTTGTCTTTGAGAACCATCGGAAAAGATAAAGAATTAATTATTCAGCTTCATAAAGAAGGAAAATATGATACACCGTACAGTAAATATAAAATTAATTTGATTGGACTTCCGTTTAAGGTTACTGAGATTGAAATCGACAATGAAAAAATAAATTTTGATACAGTAAGTTTTGAATCCAATAAATTTTTAATCGTTGATAAAGAGTTTAATGAACTTCATATTATTGGCGAATAA
- the glgB gene encoding 1,4-alpha-glucan branching protein GlgB translates to MTKVIPHSLFTDFDIDLFKAGKHFRLYEKLGAHLIEVNGVKGVYFAVWAPTASSVSVIGDFNYWTQGEHPLNVRWDSSGIWEGFVPDISKGALYKYKIQSNINGVTTEKADPFARYCEKTPHTASVVWDLDYNWKDENWMQSRQEKNRLDKPYSVYEVHLGSWKRADHNRFLTYLELADDLVKYVKETGFTHVEFMPVMEYPYDPSWGYQLTGYFAPTSRFGKPQDFMVLVDKLHQEGIGVILDWVPSHFPDDAHGLGFFDGSHLYEHPDRRKGYHPDWKSLVFNYGRNEVRAFLISNAVFWLQNYHVDGLRVDAVASMLYLDYSRKDGEWEANIFGGRENLDSISFLKEFNEVIYSNFDGVQTIAEESTSFPMVSRPTSFGGLGFGMKWMMGWMHDTLKYFEKETVYRKYHQNELTFSMTYAFTENFMLPFSHDEVVYGKKSLIYKMPGDEWQRFANLRLLYGYMFTHPGTKLLFMGAEFGQTNEWNFEQSLDWHLLQYDFHSGIKRLITDLNSLYKSYPALYEKQFSGEGFEWINYSDHQNAVMSYIRKGNNSDENVIVVCNFTQVVRENYRIGISKKGKLKEIFNTDAGIYGGSNVGNSNIIETESVKYDGRDFSVELILPPLGVTVYSFV, encoded by the coding sequence TATTGGTGATTTTAATTACTGGACACAAGGAGAACATCCTTTAAATGTTCGCTGGGATTCTTCGGGAATTTGGGAAGGATTTGTTCCTGATATTTCTAAAGGAGCACTTTATAAATATAAAATTCAGTCGAATATCAATGGTGTTACAACTGAAAAAGCAGACCCTTTTGCCCGCTATTGCGAAAAAACGCCTCATACAGCTTCTGTTGTTTGGGATTTAGATTATAATTGGAAAGATGAAAACTGGATGCAGAGTCGTCAGGAAAAAAACAGATTAGATAAACCTTATTCTGTTTACGAAGTGCATCTGGGTTCATGGAAAAGAGCCGATCATAATCGTTTTTTGACGTATCTTGAATTAGCCGATGATTTAGTAAAATACGTTAAGGAAACGGGGTTTACTCACGTTGAATTTATGCCGGTTATGGAATATCCTTATGATCCTTCATGGGGTTATCAACTGACAGGATATTTTGCTCCGACTTCTCGTTTTGGAAAACCTCAGGATTTCATGGTTTTGGTCGACAAGCTTCATCAGGAAGGAATAGGTGTTATTTTAGACTGGGTTCCGTCGCATTTTCCGGATGATGCTCATGGATTAGGATTTTTTGACGGTTCTCATTTATACGAACATCCGGATAGAAGAAAAGGCTATCATCCGGATTGGAAAAGTTTGGTTTTTAATTATGGAAGAAATGAAGTTCGTGCTTTTTTAATCAGTAATGCGGTTTTCTGGCTGCAGAATTATCATGTTGACGGATTAAGAGTTGATGCTGTAGCTTCGATGCTTTATCTGGATTATTCAAGAAAAGACGGTGAATGGGAAGCCAATATTTTTGGTGGAAGAGAAAACCTGGACAGTATCAGTTTTCTTAAAGAATTTAATGAAGTAATTTATTCTAATTTTGATGGAGTTCAGACTATTGCTGAAGAAAGTACTTCGTTTCCGATGGTTTCAAGACCTACTTCTTTTGGTGGTTTAGGATTTGGTATGAAATGGATGATGGGCTGGATGCATGATACTTTAAAGTATTTTGAAAAAGAAACAGTTTATAGAAAATATCATCAAAATGAATTGACTTTTTCGATGACGTATGCATTTACCGAAAATTTCATGCTTCCGTTTTCTCATGACGAAGTGGTTTATGGAAAAAAATCACTTATTTATAAAATGCCGGGAGACGAGTGGCAGCGATTTGCTAATTTGAGATTATTATACGGCTATATGTTTACGCATCCCGGAACAAAATTATTGTTTATGGGTGCTGAATTTGGTCAGACAAATGAGTGGAATTTTGAGCAAAGTCTGGACTGGCATTTGTTGCAGTATGATTTTCATTCAGGAATAAAAAGGTTAATTACAGATTTGAATTCTTTATATAAATCATATCCGGCGCTTTACGAAAAACAATTTTCAGGCGAAGGATTTGAATGGATTAATTATTCAGATCATCAAAATGCCGTGATGTCTTACATTCGTAAAGGAAATAATTCAGACGAAAATGTCATTGTAGTCTGCAATTTTACGCAAGTTGTTAGAGAAAATTACAGAATTGGAATTTCTAAAAAGGGAAAATTAAAAGAGATTTTTAACACAGATGCGGGTATATATGGAGGAAGTAATGTTGGAAATTCTAATATCATAGAAACAGAGTCTGTAAAGTACGACGGAAGAGATTTTTCTGTTGAACTAATTCTTCCCCCTTTAGGTGTAACCGTATATTCTTTCGTTTAG